A window of Cygnus atratus isolate AKBS03 ecotype Queensland, Australia chromosome 24, CAtr_DNAZoo_HiC_assembly, whole genome shotgun sequence contains these coding sequences:
- the MFSD4A gene encoding major facilitator superfamily domain-containing protein 4A, whose translation MWWDERVSARFRRNLQPTLTYWSVFFSFGLCIAFLGPTLLDLRCQTQSSLSQITWVFFSQQFCLLLGSCLGGVFKRTLAQSLFALFASSLAISLVFAIIPLCHNVVVLAVVMAVAGLAMGCIDTISNMQLVKIYQKDSAIFLQALHFFVGFGALLSPLIADPFLSDTNCILSNATANASSNLPHIRKSLVPHHPGNLSHYDLPMKGMVVTRVSYAFWIMALINLPVPIAVFFLLYKERMVPCFNSSSRPLLSADELAMETRPTVKDDLATSVQRPHAAGGHDDLFSCCQSKNFRGASYTYFAVHITGALVLFMTDGIVGEYSGFIYSYAVEEPLSVVHKVAGYLPSLFWGFITLGRLISIPVSYRMKPATMVFINVVGVLITFLLLLIFSYSVVFLFVGTASLGLFLSSTFPSMLAYTEDILQYKGCATTVLVTGAGIGEMVLQLLVGSIIHDQGSYSFLVCGMIFGGLAFTFYAFLLFFHRMYPKPPSDMDAASPDKPAVMDDTGQYQR comes from the exons ATGTGGTGGGACGAGCGGGTGTCGGCGAGGTTCCGCAGGAACCTGCAGCCCACCCTCACCTACTGGAGCGTCTTCTTCAGCTTCGGCCTCTGCATCGCCTTCCTGGGGCCCACGCTGCTGGACCTGCGCTGCCAGACGCAGAGCTCGCTCTCGCAGATCACCTGGGTCTTCTTCTCGCAGCAGTTCTGCCTCCTGCTCGGCAGCTGCCTCGGAGGGGTCTTCAAGAGGAC GTTGGCTCAGTCGCTGTTTGCGCTCTTCGCCTCGTCCCTCGCCATCTCCCTGGTCTTTGCCATCATCCCCCTGTGCCACAATGTGGTGGTCCTGGCCGTGGTCATGGCTGTGGCGGGACTGGCCATGGGCTGCATCGACACCATCTCCAACATGCAGCTGGTGAAGATCTACCAGAAGGACTCAGCCATCTTCCTGCAG GCCCTTCATTTCTTCGTGGGCTTTGGAGCGCTGCTGAGCCCGCTGATCGCTGACCCCTTCCTCTCCGACACCAACTGCATCCTCTCGAACGCCACGGCCAATGCCTCCAGCAACCTCCCTCACATCCGCAAGTCGCTGGTGCCGCACCACCCAGGCAACCTGTCCCACTACGACCTGCCGATGAAAGGCATGGTGGTCACCCGCGTCTCCTACGCCTTCTGGATCATGGCCCTCATCAAT CTGCCAGTCCCCATCGCGGTGTTCTTCTTGCTCTACAAAGAGCGGATGGTGCCATGCTTCAACAGCAGCAGCCGTCCACTGCTGTCTGCAGACGAGCTGGCGATGGAAACACGACCTACAGTGAAGGATGATCTTGCTACCTCCGTGCAGAGACCCCACGCAGCAGGAG GTCATGATGACTTATTTAGCTGCTGCCAAAGCAAAAACTTCAGAGGGGCTTCTTACACCTACTTCGCAGTCCACATCACTGGGGCTCTTGTTCTCTTCATGACTGATGGGATTGTG GGAGAGTACTCGGGCTTCATTTACAGCTATGCAGTGGAAGAGCCTCTCTCTGTAGTCCATAAAGTGGCTGGCTACTTGCCCAGCCTCTTCTGGGGATTCATCACACTGGGCAGACTCATTTCTATTCCCGTGTCCTACCGAATGAAGCCAGCGACTATGGTCTTCATCAATGTG GTTGGAGTCCTGATaaccttcctcctgctcctgatTTTCTCCTACAGTGTTGTCTTCTTGTTTGTGGGGACAGCATCTCTGGGTCTGTTTCTCAGCAGCACTTTCCCCAGCATGCTTGCCTACACTGAGGACATCCTGCAGTACAAAG GCTGTGCCACGACTGTGTTAGTGACTGGAGCTGGAATTGGAGAGATGGTACTGCAGTTACTGGTGGGATCG ATTATACATGATCAGGGCAGCTACAGTTTCCTGGTCTGTGGAATGATCTTTGGAGGCTTGGCCTTTACCTTCTACgctttcctcttgtttttccaCAGGATGTACCCCAAGCCCCCGTCAG
- the CDK18 gene encoding cyclin-dependent kinase 18 isoform X2, translated as MNKMKNFKRRFSLSVPRTETIEESLTEFTEQFNQLNNQRNEDLAQGHLQLEHLGRDFRADTAPISPSEVEGQSPMAVRYRNNNQRRFSMEDVSKRLSLPMDIRLPPEFLQKLQMESPEFPKPLSRMSRRASLSDIGFGKLETYVKLDKLGEGTYATVFKGRSKLTENLVALKEIRLEHEEGAPCTAIREVSLLKNLKHANIVTLHDIIHTERSLTLVFEYLDNDLKQYLDNCGNLMNVHNVKIFMFQLLRGLAYCHGRKILHRDLKPQNLLINERGELKLADFGLARAKSVPTKTYSNEVVTLWYRPPDVLLGSTEYSTPIDMWGVGCIHYEMVTGRPMFPGSTVKEELHLIFRLLGTPTEDTWPGITSNEEFKAYNFTQYRAQPLINHAPRLESEGIDLLMNLLLYEAKSRISAEAALRHPYFKSLGERVHLLPDNVSIFSLKEIQLQKDPGYRGSAFQQSARGKNRRQSIF; from the exons ATGAACAAGATGAAAAACTTCAAGCGGAGGTTCTCGCTCTCGGTTCCTCGGACGGAGACCATCGAGGAGTCGCTGACGGAGTTCACGGAGCAGTTCAACCAGCTCAACAACCAGAGGAATGAAG ACCTGGCTCAAGGgcacctgcagctggagcaccTGGGCAGGGACTTCCGAGCCGACACGGCCCCCATCTCCCCCTCCGAGGTGGAAGGCCAGTCCCCGATGGCCGTGCGCTACCGCAACAACAACCAGCGCCGCTTCTCCATGGAG GATGTCAGCAAGCgcctctccctgcccatggaCATCCGCCTGCCCCCCGAGTTCTTGCAGAAGCTGCAGATGGAGAGCCCGGAGTTCCCCAAGCCCCTCAGCAGGATGTCCCGGCGGGCTTCCCTC TCGGATATCGGGTTCGGGAAGCTGGAGACCTATGTTAAATTGGACAAACTGGGAGAG ggCACTTACGCCACCGTCTTCAAGGGGCGCAGCAAGCTGACAGAAAACCTCGTTGCGCTGAAGGAGATCCGCCTGGAGCACGAGGAAGGGGCGCCTTGCACGGCCATCCGGGAAG TGTCGCTGTTGAAGAACCTCAAGCACGCCAACATCGTCACCCTGCACGACATCATCCACACGGAGCGCTCCCTCACCCTCGTCTTCGAGTACCTG GACAATGACCTCAAACAGTACCTCGATAACTGCGGGAACCTGATGAATGTGCACAACGTGAAG ATCTTCATGTTCCAGCTGCTGCGGGGCCTGGCCTACTGCCACGGGAGGAAGATCTTGCACCGAGACCTCAAGCCCCAGAACCTGCTCATCAACGAGAGGGGAGAGCTCAAGCTGGCTGACTTCG ggctggccagagccaagtcGGTCCCCACCAAAACCTACTCCAACGAGGTGGTCACGCTGTGGTACCGGCCCCCCGACGTCCTGCTGGGCTCCACGGAGTACTCCACGCCCATTGACATGTG GGGTGTTGGCTGCATCCACTACGAGATGGTCACTGGCCGGCCCATGTTCCCCGGCTCCACGGTGAAGGAAGAGCTGCACTTGATCTTCAGGCTGCTGG gAACCCCAACAGAAGACACGTGGCCGGGAATAACATCCAACGAGGAGTTTAAGGCTTACAACTTCACGCAGTACCGAGCCCAGCCGCTAATAAATCACGCCCCAAG GCTGGAATCAGAAGGCATTGACTTGCTGATGAACCTCCTTCTG TACGAAGCCAAGAGCCGGATTTCGGCGGAGGCAGCCTTGCGGCACCCTTACTTCAAGAGCCTGGGCGAGCGGGTGCACCTCCTGCCTGACA ATGTCTCCATCTTCTCCCTGAAGGAGATCCAGCTTCAGAAGGACCCTGGCTACCGAGGCTCAGCCTTTCAGCAGTCAG CCCGAGGGAAGAACAGGCGGCAGAGCATATTTTAA